Proteins from a single region of Lates calcarifer isolate ASB-BC8 linkage group LG19, TLL_Latcal_v3, whole genome shotgun sequence:
- the elavl1a gene encoding ELAV-like protein 1 isoform X2, whose translation MAVRRGHIKYLKADLQEVYDMSNGYEDHMGGDEGKDAKTNLIVNYLPQSMTQDELRSLFSSIGEVESAKLIRDKVAGHSLGYGFVNYLNPSDADRAISTLNGLRLQSKTIKVSYARPSSDTIKDANLYISGLPKSMTQKDVEDMFSRYGRIINSRVLVDQGTGVSRGVAFIRFDKRAEAEDAVKNLNGQKPPGASEPITVKFAANPNQAKNTQLISQLYHNQSRRFGGPLHHQAQRFRFSPMGVDHMGSMGGVSVPGNSTSGWCIFIYNLGQDADESILWQMFGPFGAVTNVKVIRDFNTNKCKGFGFVTMTNYEEAAMAIASLNGYRLGDKILQVSFKTNKGHK comes from the exons ATGGCAGTTCGTCGAGGACACATTAAGTACTTGAAAG CTGACTTGCAGGAGGTGTATGACATGTCGAACGGTTATGAAGACCACATGGGAGGGGACGAGGGGAAGGATGCCAAGACCAACCTGATAGTGAACTACCTGCCTCAGAGCATGACGCAGGATGAGCTGCGGAGCCTCTTCAGCAGCATCGGAGAGGTGGAGTCTGCCAAGCTGATTCGAGACAAAGTTGCAG gCCACAGTTTAGGGTACGGATTTGTTAACTATCTTAACCCTAGTGATGCAGACAGAGCTATCAGTACACTGAATGGACTAAGGCTACAGTCCAAAACTATCAAG GTTTCATATGCACGGCCCAGCTCTGATACAATAAAGGATGCCAACCTGTATATCAGCGGCCTGCCAAAGTCCATGACCCAGAAAGACGTGGAGGACATGTTTTCACGTTACGGACGCATCATTAATTCCCGGGTACTTGTTGATCAGGGTACAG GTGTGTCCCGTGGGGTGGCTTTCATTCGCTTTGACAAGCGGGCGGAGGCGGAGGACGCCGTCAAGAACCTCAACGGCCAGAAGCCACCAGGGGCCTCTGAACCAATCACAGTGAAATTTGCTGCCAACCCAAACCAGGCAAAGAACACACAGCTCATTTCTCAGCTCTACCACAACCAGTCCCGGCGCTTCGGAGGGCCCTTACACCACCAAGCACAGCGGTTTAG GTTTTCTCCCATGGGTGTTGATCACATGGGCAGCATGGGTGGCGTCAGTGTGCCCGGGAACTCCACCTCCGGCTGGTGCATCTTCATTTACAACCTGGGCCAGGACGCCGACGAGAGCATCCTGTGGCAGATGTTTGGCCCGTTCGGCGCAGTCACCAACGTCAAGGTGATCCGAGACTTCAACACCAACAAGTGCAAGGGCTTCGGCTTCGTTACCATGACAAACTACGAGGAGGCGGCCATGGCCATTGCCAGCCTCAACGGCTACCGGCTCGGAGACAAGATACTGCAAGTGTCCTTTAAGACCAACAAGGGCCACAAATAG
- the elavl1a gene encoding ELAV-like protein 1 isoform X1: protein MAVRRGHIKYLKADLQEVYDMSNGYEDHMGGDEGKDAKTNLIVNYLPQSMTQDELRSLFSSIGEVESAKLIRDKVAGHSLGYGFVNYLNPSDADRAISTLNGLRLQSKTIKVSYARPSSDTIKDANLYISGLPKSMTQKDVEDMFSRYGRIINSRVLVDQGTGTTGVSRGVAFIRFDKRAEAEDAVKNLNGQKPPGASEPITVKFAANPNQAKNTQLISQLYHNQSRRFGGPLHHQAQRFRFSPMGVDHMGSMGGVSVPGNSTSGWCIFIYNLGQDADESILWQMFGPFGAVTNVKVIRDFNTNKCKGFGFVTMTNYEEAAMAIASLNGYRLGDKILQVSFKTNKGHK, encoded by the exons ATGGCAGTTCGTCGAGGACACATTAAGTACTTGAAAG CTGACTTGCAGGAGGTGTATGACATGTCGAACGGTTATGAAGACCACATGGGAGGGGACGAGGGGAAGGATGCCAAGACCAACCTGATAGTGAACTACCTGCCTCAGAGCATGACGCAGGATGAGCTGCGGAGCCTCTTCAGCAGCATCGGAGAGGTGGAGTCTGCCAAGCTGATTCGAGACAAAGTTGCAG gCCACAGTTTAGGGTACGGATTTGTTAACTATCTTAACCCTAGTGATGCAGACAGAGCTATCAGTACACTGAATGGACTAAGGCTACAGTCCAAAACTATCAAG GTTTCATATGCACGGCCCAGCTCTGATACAATAAAGGATGCCAACCTGTATATCAGCGGCCTGCCAAAGTCCATGACCCAGAAAGACGTGGAGGACATGTTTTCACGTTACGGACGCATCATTAATTCCCGGGTACTTGTTGATCAGGGTACAGGTACGACAG GTGTGTCCCGTGGGGTGGCTTTCATTCGCTTTGACAAGCGGGCGGAGGCGGAGGACGCCGTCAAGAACCTCAACGGCCAGAAGCCACCAGGGGCCTCTGAACCAATCACAGTGAAATTTGCTGCCAACCCAAACCAGGCAAAGAACACACAGCTCATTTCTCAGCTCTACCACAACCAGTCCCGGCGCTTCGGAGGGCCCTTACACCACCAAGCACAGCGGTTTAG GTTTTCTCCCATGGGTGTTGATCACATGGGCAGCATGGGTGGCGTCAGTGTGCCCGGGAACTCCACCTCCGGCTGGTGCATCTTCATTTACAACCTGGGCCAGGACGCCGACGAGAGCATCCTGTGGCAGATGTTTGGCCCGTTCGGCGCAGTCACCAACGTCAAGGTGATCCGAGACTTCAACACCAACAAGTGCAAGGGCTTCGGCTTCGTTACCATGACAAACTACGAGGAGGCGGCCATGGCCATTGCCAGCCTCAACGGCTACCGGCTCGGAGACAAGATACTGCAAGTGTCCTTTAAGACCAACAAGGGCCACAAATAG
- the elavl1a gene encoding ELAV-like protein 1 isoform X3 — MAVRRGHIKYLKEVYDMSNGYEDHMGGDEGKDAKTNLIVNYLPQSMTQDELRSLFSSIGEVESAKLIRDKVAGHSLGYGFVNYLNPSDADRAISTLNGLRLQSKTIKVSYARPSSDTIKDANLYISGLPKSMTQKDVEDMFSRYGRIINSRVLVDQGTGTTGVSRGVAFIRFDKRAEAEDAVKNLNGQKPPGASEPITVKFAANPNQAKNTQLISQLYHNQSRRFGGPLHHQAQRFRFSPMGVDHMGSMGGVSVPGNSTSGWCIFIYNLGQDADESILWQMFGPFGAVTNVKVIRDFNTNKCKGFGFVTMTNYEEAAMAIASLNGYRLGDKILQVSFKTNKGHK; from the exons ATGGCAGTTCGTCGAGGACACATTAAGTACTTGAAA GAGGTGTATGACATGTCGAACGGTTATGAAGACCACATGGGAGGGGACGAGGGGAAGGATGCCAAGACCAACCTGATAGTGAACTACCTGCCTCAGAGCATGACGCAGGATGAGCTGCGGAGCCTCTTCAGCAGCATCGGAGAGGTGGAGTCTGCCAAGCTGATTCGAGACAAAGTTGCAG gCCACAGTTTAGGGTACGGATTTGTTAACTATCTTAACCCTAGTGATGCAGACAGAGCTATCAGTACACTGAATGGACTAAGGCTACAGTCCAAAACTATCAAG GTTTCATATGCACGGCCCAGCTCTGATACAATAAAGGATGCCAACCTGTATATCAGCGGCCTGCCAAAGTCCATGACCCAGAAAGACGTGGAGGACATGTTTTCACGTTACGGACGCATCATTAATTCCCGGGTACTTGTTGATCAGGGTACAGGTACGACAG GTGTGTCCCGTGGGGTGGCTTTCATTCGCTTTGACAAGCGGGCGGAGGCGGAGGACGCCGTCAAGAACCTCAACGGCCAGAAGCCACCAGGGGCCTCTGAACCAATCACAGTGAAATTTGCTGCCAACCCAAACCAGGCAAAGAACACACAGCTCATTTCTCAGCTCTACCACAACCAGTCCCGGCGCTTCGGAGGGCCCTTACACCACCAAGCACAGCGGTTTAG GTTTTCTCCCATGGGTGTTGATCACATGGGCAGCATGGGTGGCGTCAGTGTGCCCGGGAACTCCACCTCCGGCTGGTGCATCTTCATTTACAACCTGGGCCAGGACGCCGACGAGAGCATCCTGTGGCAGATGTTTGGCCCGTTCGGCGCAGTCACCAACGTCAAGGTGATCCGAGACTTCAACACCAACAAGTGCAAGGGCTTCGGCTTCGTTACCATGACAAACTACGAGGAGGCGGCCATGGCCATTGCCAGCCTCAACGGCTACCGGCTCGGAGACAAGATACTGCAAGTGTCCTTTAAGACCAACAAGGGCCACAAATAG
- the elavl1a gene encoding ELAV-like protein 1 isoform X4 produces the protein MAVRRGHIKYLKEVYDMSNGYEDHMGGDEGKDAKTNLIVNYLPQSMTQDELRSLFSSIGEVESAKLIRDKVAGHSLGYGFVNYLNPSDADRAISTLNGLRLQSKTIKVSYARPSSDTIKDANLYISGLPKSMTQKDVEDMFSRYGRIINSRVLVDQGTGVSRGVAFIRFDKRAEAEDAVKNLNGQKPPGASEPITVKFAANPNQAKNTQLISQLYHNQSRRFGGPLHHQAQRFRFSPMGVDHMGSMGGVSVPGNSTSGWCIFIYNLGQDADESILWQMFGPFGAVTNVKVIRDFNTNKCKGFGFVTMTNYEEAAMAIASLNGYRLGDKILQVSFKTNKGHK, from the exons ATGGCAGTTCGTCGAGGACACATTAAGTACTTGAAA GAGGTGTATGACATGTCGAACGGTTATGAAGACCACATGGGAGGGGACGAGGGGAAGGATGCCAAGACCAACCTGATAGTGAACTACCTGCCTCAGAGCATGACGCAGGATGAGCTGCGGAGCCTCTTCAGCAGCATCGGAGAGGTGGAGTCTGCCAAGCTGATTCGAGACAAAGTTGCAG gCCACAGTTTAGGGTACGGATTTGTTAACTATCTTAACCCTAGTGATGCAGACAGAGCTATCAGTACACTGAATGGACTAAGGCTACAGTCCAAAACTATCAAG GTTTCATATGCACGGCCCAGCTCTGATACAATAAAGGATGCCAACCTGTATATCAGCGGCCTGCCAAAGTCCATGACCCAGAAAGACGTGGAGGACATGTTTTCACGTTACGGACGCATCATTAATTCCCGGGTACTTGTTGATCAGGGTACAG GTGTGTCCCGTGGGGTGGCTTTCATTCGCTTTGACAAGCGGGCGGAGGCGGAGGACGCCGTCAAGAACCTCAACGGCCAGAAGCCACCAGGGGCCTCTGAACCAATCACAGTGAAATTTGCTGCCAACCCAAACCAGGCAAAGAACACACAGCTCATTTCTCAGCTCTACCACAACCAGTCCCGGCGCTTCGGAGGGCCCTTACACCACCAAGCACAGCGGTTTAG GTTTTCTCCCATGGGTGTTGATCACATGGGCAGCATGGGTGGCGTCAGTGTGCCCGGGAACTCCACCTCCGGCTGGTGCATCTTCATTTACAACCTGGGCCAGGACGCCGACGAGAGCATCCTGTGGCAGATGTTTGGCCCGTTCGGCGCAGTCACCAACGTCAAGGTGATCCGAGACTTCAACACCAACAAGTGCAAGGGCTTCGGCTTCGTTACCATGACAAACTACGAGGAGGCGGCCATGGCCATTGCCAGCCTCAACGGCTACCGGCTCGGAGACAAGATACTGCAAGTGTCCTTTAAGACCAACAAGGGCCACAAATAG